In one Pseudoalteromonas rubra genomic region, the following are encoded:
- a CDS encoding helix-turn-helix domain-containing protein has translation MKAHEIKPMSADQIKQALSKKGYSLSVMAEAIGVSLTAVSGVISRQTQSLRIAEAIAKVLGKPVGEVFSDCPHYVSPRKHRRQDQVQAVQQLLAS, from the coding sequence ATGAAAGCACATGAAATTAAACCTATGAGCGCAGATCAAATTAAGCAAGCGCTCTCTAAAAAGGGCTATTCGCTTAGTGTTATGGCTGAAGCCATTGGTGTTTCGCTCACAGCCGTCTCTGGCGTGATCAGTCGTCAAACCCAGTCTTTGCGCATTGCAGAGGCAATAGCCAAAGTTCTGGGCAAGCCCGTCGGAGAAGTATTTTCTGATTGTCCGCACTATGTTTCTCCCCGTAAGCACCGCCGTCAGGATCAGGTGCAGGCCGTTCAACAGCTACTGGCCTCGTAA
- a CDS encoding helix-turn-helix domain-containing protein: protein MNYLKLERERLGLSQREVYDFIHASKGTYIRWESGKSIPSDKLAELAGLGFDISYVVTGKRGSSENTGVSTEDLEKAITTFLFNTGELGLLTKSDSVEVEALVNMAMFTISKVSNIELDDIKSEPSDQSNAS, encoded by the coding sequence TTGAACTATTTAAAACTCGAACGAGAGCGATTGGGTCTTAGTCAGCGCGAAGTGTATGATTTTATACACGCGTCTAAAGGCACTTATATTCGTTGGGAAAGTGGGAAATCAATTCCATCAGATAAGCTCGCAGAGCTTGCTGGACTTGGCTTTGATATTAGCTATGTAGTTACAGGAAAAAGAGGAAGCTCAGAAAATACTGGCGTTTCCACTGAGGATCTTGAGAAAGCAATTACTACGTTTTTGTTCAATACTGGTGAGTTGGGTCTATTAACGAAGTCGGATTCAGTTGAAGTTGAAGCTTTAGTCAATATGGCTATGTTTACAATTTCAAAGGTATCAAATATTGAACTAGACGACATCAAAAGTGAGCCGTCCGATCAGTCTAATGCTTCTTAG
- a CDS encoding nucleoid-associated protein produces MAIKHVIIHVVKRDKDGERLTKQLRDHENNTDGLTKQLTDGLLELFSNAHLNIGEFGVDGDNNATPVFEQKLRDFYDDDCNCSNFVDLTQALANRYEAIIVGDQLHSVKGGYLIFYQYERNHDDWLGVAVVKKTEGIDVSVDLDVVASEILELNKLHLGAAINLTQWKDALTSRYIRFKTGRATELREYFEKFIGCQRDKEAAKRETKQLKKAIQDFAKNTCGMNDDVASQKVTQAHDYVKERQKAGEPVKLSHVSNHVFPDRADEFAQQARQEYDLPEDLAIDSTELKRYKKLSGSGKGISISFDREKLNTVVKYDLERKQLTFNEIPNSLREAIEKELLEENNVED; encoded by the coding sequence ATGGCAATAAAACACGTAATAATTCACGTAGTAAAACGTGATAAAGATGGCGAAAGGCTAACCAAGCAACTTCGAGATCATGAAAACAACACCGACGGGCTTACAAAGCAACTTACTGATGGATTACTGGAGTTATTTTCTAACGCGCACCTCAACATAGGCGAATTTGGCGTAGATGGAGATAACAATGCAACTCCTGTATTTGAGCAGAAATTGCGTGACTTCTACGATGACGATTGCAATTGTAGCAATTTTGTAGATTTGACGCAGGCACTTGCAAATCGTTATGAAGCTATTATTGTTGGTGACCAGCTTCATTCTGTTAAAGGTGGTTATCTGATTTTTTATCAGTACGAAAGGAATCATGATGATTGGTTAGGTGTGGCAGTGGTTAAAAAAACCGAAGGCATAGACGTATCAGTCGACCTTGATGTAGTAGCAAGTGAAATACTGGAACTCAATAAGCTACACCTTGGTGCAGCTATCAACCTGACACAATGGAAAGACGCTCTAACCTCTAGATATATAAGATTTAAAACAGGTCGAGCGACAGAGCTTAGGGAATATTTCGAAAAGTTTATAGGTTGTCAACGCGATAAAGAAGCAGCGAAAAGAGAAACCAAACAACTAAAAAAGGCTATTCAAGACTTTGCCAAAAATACTTGCGGCATGAATGATGATGTTGCTTCTCAAAAAGTGACGCAGGCACATGATTACGTAAAGGAAAGACAGAAAGCAGGTGAACCAGTGAAACTTAGCCATGTTTCTAACCACGTATTCCCTGATAGAGCTGATGAATTTGCGCAGCAAGCTAGGCAGGAATATGACCTTCCTGAAGATTTGGCTATCGACTCAACAGAGCTAAAACGGTATAAAAAGCTCTCTGGTTCTGGAAAAGGTATTTCCATCAGCTTTGATAGAGAAAAGCTAAATACCGTTGTAAAATATGATTTAGAGCGGAAGCAGCTAACTTTCAATGAGATCCCTAACTCATTACGTGAAGCAATTGAAAAAGAGCTTTTAGAAGAAAATAACGTAGAAGACTAA
- a CDS encoding glycoside hydrolase family 108 protein, with protein sequence MQFPNLEKVKQQPDVAAALSNYSPKFTDCILTILHHEGAFRRDGGLNNHASDRGGLTKYGISQKAYPRLDIRNLDLTKAVRLYYRDYWEPMQCDHVPTGLALMLLDGAVQHGVDGMTRMVQGTVSAAIDGLFGSLTLKAVLGKMPSQLITGLLAERSRLYFGICQDDPTQRINLNGWFNRLAQVTERCFTTLASDYLSTLTSRAYGGPEHGHS encoded by the coding sequence ATGCAATTTCCTAACCTTGAAAAAGTAAAGCAGCAGCCAGACGTAGCCGCCGCTTTATCAAACTACTCACCTAAGTTCACAGACTGCATACTGACTATTTTGCACCACGAAGGGGCTTTTCGTCGTGACGGAGGTCTGAACAACCATGCCAGTGATCGTGGTGGCCTTACTAAATATGGAATTAGCCAAAAAGCCTATCCTCGCCTGGACATACGAAACCTGGATCTAACCAAAGCAGTGCGCCTTTATTACCGAGATTACTGGGAGCCGATGCAATGCGACCATGTGCCCACAGGACTGGCATTAATGCTGCTGGACGGTGCAGTTCAGCATGGTGTTGATGGTATGACCCGTATGGTACAAGGCACTGTAAGCGCAGCTATTGATGGCCTATTTGGCTCACTGACCTTAAAAGCTGTACTGGGAAAAATGCCAAGCCAGCTTATCACTGGACTACTGGCAGAGCGCAGCCGGTTGTACTTCGGCATTTGCCAGGATGACCCGACGCAACGGATCAATCTAAACGGCTGGTTCAATCGCCTGGCCCAGGTAACTGAACGCTGCTTTACCACACTGGCCAGCGATTACCTTAGCACACTAACTAGCCGTGCATATGGAGGACCAGAGCATGGACATAGCTGA
- a CDS encoding TraR/DksA C4-type zinc finger protein — MDIADKAQVIRDQELERALNENRAHFVGEDLDFLHCLECGAEIPPERRAAIHRCKLCIDCQTRQEAQARHYRKS, encoded by the coding sequence ATGGACATAGCTGATAAAGCACAAGTGATCCGTGATCAGGAATTAGAACGCGCCCTCAACGAAAACCGAGCTCACTTTGTGGGAGAGGATTTGGACTTTCTGCACTGCCTGGAATGCGGCGCAGAAATTCCACCTGAGCGCCGAGCAGCCATCCACCGCTGCAAATTGTGCATTGACTGCCAGACCAGGCAAGAAGCCCAAGCCAGACACTATAGGAAATCCTGA
- a CDS encoding DUF2730 family protein, with protein sequence MEFLIEWWKQMVAAGVVIVGAGSIAWLRATFVSRVKHDELEQRISAVERRVEDMPSVEDFHGLEKSLLEVGGKIDALSPQLGDLKRVTDLLMENELRGTRNAE encoded by the coding sequence ATGGAATTTTTAATTGAATGGTGGAAGCAAATGGTCGCCGCTGGTGTGGTTATCGTAGGCGCAGGTTCCATAGCCTGGTTAAGAGCAACGTTCGTGAGTCGAGTAAAGCACGATGAACTTGAGCAACGGATAAGCGCCGTAGAACGTCGCGTTGAAGATATGCCCAGCGTTGAGGACTTTCACGGACTAGAAAAAAGTTTACTGGAAGTGGGCGGCAAAATCGACGCGCTATCTCCACAACTTGGTGACCTTAAACGAGTTACCGATTTACTAATGGAAAACGAACTACGAGGAACCAGAAATGCCGAATGA